The DNA region CAAAAAAGCTATTGAAGTTGCAAGTGGACATATTGTAACTACTAACGATGAAGATTACACTGGAATCAAAAAAGGTGATTTAATAGTATTAGTTACTGGTATATCAGAAACAGGAACTACAAATACTCTTAAAATAACAAGAATAGGTGAATAATAAAATTTAATATCACAAAAATGAGAGCCTAAATCTCTCATTTTTTTAAGGAAGATTATGACTAAATTAGATGAATTGATTAAAGTTTTTTCTGGATTACAAGGAATAGGTAAAAAAAGTGCAATTAGAATTGCCTTTGATGTACTTGCAAAAGATAAAACTGAAATAGAAAATATTATAGAAACTATTAAAACTTCATGTGAAACTATTAAACCTTGCACAATATGTTCTACTCTAACGGATTTAGGTATATGTGAAATATGTAGTAATAAAAAAAGAAATAAAAAATTAATCTGTCTTGTAGAAAATACAAGAGATGTTTTTGCTTTTGAAAATGCTGGTGGATTTAATGGACTTTATCATGTTTTAGGTGGAAAAATAGATCCATTAAATGGTATAGGTATAGATAAACTTAACATTAAAAATCTTTTAGAAAGATTAGATAATGTAGAAGAAATTATACTTGCTTTAAATCCAGATATAGAAGGAGAAACAACTACATTGTATCTTACAAGAATACTTAGTGATAAAAATATTAGAATAAGTAA from Oceanivirga salmonicida includes:
- the recR gene encoding recombination mediator RecR — its product is MTKLDELIKVFSGLQGIGKKSAIRIAFDVLAKDKTEIENIIETIKTSCETIKPCTICSTLTDLGICEICSNKKRNKKLICLVENTRDVFAFENAGGFNGLYHVLGGKIDPLNGIGIDKLNIKNLLERLDNVEEIILALNPDIEGETTTLYLTRILSDKNIRISKIASGIPMGGNIEYTDMMTLVKSLEGRQEIKDE